The genomic stretch CCCGTCCAGTTTTCCTGGAGTCCGCAGCCGCCCAGAATCCCGGTGATGCGATTGGTTCCAGCCCGCTTGCCGTCCGGCGTCCGCACGTCCCACTCGCCGATCCAGAAATCGAACTGGCGGTGCTGCGGCGCGCCGCAGGGAGGAGGGGGGTCCGCGGCAAGGGCCGGGGGCAGGAAGGCCAGCAGGAACGGTACGATCAACAGATGAACGGTGCGCATGGTGCGTTCCGCACTCTACGACAGCACGCGTCCGCGCCGGCCCGGACTCAGGATGTTCCCGCGGCTCGAGTGCAGCAGGAGATGACGCCGCCGCACTCCGGCGCGCGGACTCAGCCGCCCGGGCCGGGAATGACGCCGAGGTAATGGATGAGCCAGGGCGCGAAGCCCTGGCGCTCGTAAAACCGCCGGGCGCTCTCGTTGGTCGCCACGACTCCGATGTCCAGCACCGCGACCTTCAGCCTGCGAAGTTCGTCGTACACGGCCGACATCAACCGCCTCCCCACACCGCGGTGTCTCAATTCGGGCAGAACGGACAGGCTCTCGAGGACACCGAAGCGGCCGCGGGTGTCCCAGCTCTCGTCCGCCTCGTGCAGGTGGGTCAAGGCGTATCCGACGGGCCGTCCCCGCTGCTCCGCGATCAGGAGGAAAGCGTCCTGTTCGGCGAGCCACGCGGCGTAGAGGCGGCGACGGCCATCCCAGGCCTCCTCCTGCGATCGGATCGGGATTCCCGGCAGCCCGGGATCGACCTCCAGGTGCCGGGAGTGCAGGACCTTCCAGAGCGGCTCGAGGTGTTGAATGCGCTCGGCGCCGGCTTTCACGATGAGGATGTCCTCCGCCATGTCACGCTCCTTCCCCGTGCGCCGGAAATCGTATCCCAGGGAGCGGCGGGCTGCGCTATACTGCATGCACCCCCTGGAGATTGCGCGGGATGAAACGTCGCTGGAACGCTCTCCTGTGGGCGGGCTTCCTGGTCGTTCTTGCCGCCCCCGTCACCTACCTGACCGTCTTCGTCCGGTTCCCGGTCACGCGGGACCTCCCCTGGGCGACCCTGTTGATCTTCGGCGCGGGCCTCCTCCTCATGGTCTTCGGGTTGAGGCGGGCCTTCCGGGAGCCGCAGATCTATCGAGGGAAGATCTCGGGCTCGATCGTCCTGACGGCCGGGGTCGCTCTGTTCGGGCTGTTCCTTGTTTCGATTTTCTACACACTGCGACAGCTTCCGCCGTCGAACGGCGCGCCGCGAGTCGGCCAGAAGGCCCCGGATTTCACGCTGCCGGACACGGACGGGAACCCGGTCAGCCTCTCGAAGCTCTTCGAGGCGGAGGCGGGGGGTGGGGCGGGGGCACGGGCCGCGCTCCTGATCTTCTACCGCGGATACTGGTGACCGCTCTGCAACTCCGAGTTACGGGGTTTCCAGGACCGGCTCGTCGATTTCGACGCCCGACGCGTGCGTCTTGTGGCCATCAGCGTCGATCCACCCGAGCGGAACCGCGAGCTTTGCGGCAAGCAGGGCTACACGTTCACCTTCCTTTCCGACGTCTCCTCGGATGCCATTCGTCTCTACGACCTCGTCCACGAGAAGGCCGGGCCGGGCGGAACGGACATCTCCCGTCCCGCCGAATTCCTGATCGATTCCCAGGGAACCGTGCGCTGGGCCAACCTGACCGATTCGATCGCGGTGCGCGCCCGGCCGGAGCAGGTGCTGAAGATCGTGGACGATCTCAAGCTCGGAGGTCCATCATGAACTCGTTCCGGCTCTTCCGCCCCGGTCTCGCGGCGTTCGTCTTCCTGGCGTCGAGCCTGCCCGCAGCAGCCGCCAGCAGGACGATCGAAGGAGTGCCCCGGTTCGGGCATGTCTTCCTGATCGTCGGCGAAAACACCACCTACGATCACCTGACGCCGACCAACGCCCCCTACCTCATGGGGTCGATCCGACCGCGGTCCGCCTGGCTCACGGAGTACTACGCGGCAACGCACTGGTCGCAGGCGAACTACGTCGCCCTGGTGTCGGGGCAGTTCACGCGCTGCGAGCAGCAGGATTACGGCGCCGCATGCCACCAGGACGTGGACAACCTGTTCCACCAGCTCGATCTCAGCCGCCTCACCTGGACGACCTGGCTCGAGGGGGGAAGCGCCCGATGCGACACCGGCATGGGGGGGACCTGCGAGTCGAGCACGCCCTGTCCGCTGACCGGCTTCTACACCACGGGCAACCCCGCCATCCTGTTCGACGACATCGAGGGAGCTTACGGCGTGTGGTCGGCGACCGACCTTTCGCAGGAATGTCTGCAGAACGACATCCCGGCGGGCGACCGGACCGACCCGATGGGTTTCTTCAACGCGGCTCTGGCCACAGGCCGCGTCGCGAATTTCAACCTCATCCTGCCGAACGGCTGTGAAGACGGCGAGGGGAATTGCGCACCGATCAACAACCGCTACACCCAGTTCGACGCGTTCCTGGCGCGGGAGGTCCCGCTGATCGAAGCCTCGCCCGCGTTCGGCCCGGACGGCGTGATCATCATCGTCTACGACGAGGACGAGAGAGCCGGCGGCCTGGCCAAGAAGAACGGGCTCGCCCAGGGGGGACACGTCGCGTGCGCGATCCTGAGCGCGCTCGCGGTCCCCGGATCCTACGACGGAGCCTTCTATCATTACAGCGTGCTGCGCATGCTCGAGGATGGATTCGATCTGCCCGGCTATCTGGGCGACGCCGGAGCCGTGACGCCGGTCAACACCATCTGGACCGGCGGCTCCTGAGAAGCCGCGCCGGTGCGCGGGCGCCACGTTGACGATCGACCCGGTCGCCTGTAGGATCGTCCGGCATCGAGACCCAGGACAACAGAGGAGAGCCAACGTGAAGAAGACAGTCCGCTTTTTGATCGGTGTGGCGGTGGTCGCGGGGATGGTGGCGGGGGGGTGCTACGCGGCCGGTGACAAGGCCAAGACAGCCGCCAAGGAGCAGGACAAGAAGGCGGTCGCCGTCATCCAGTCGAAAAGCGACAGCCACGTGACCGGCGAGGCGACCTTCCGCGAAGAGGGCGGCAAGGTCAATCTCGAGGTCATGATCGTGGGGGCCGAGCCGGGGCCGCACGCGGTCCACCTGCACGAGAAGGGGGACTGCACCGCGCCGGACGGCGCATCCGCGGGCGGGCACTGGAACCCGACGCACGAGAACCACGGCAAGTGGGGGACCGCGCCGTTCCATCACGGCGACATCGGCGTCATCGACGTCGGCGCCGACGGCAAGGGGACCCTCACGCTGACGACGGACCTCTGGACGATCGGCGGCGCGCCGGAGACCGACGTGGTCGGCAAGGCGGTCATCGTCCACGCCAAGGCGGACGACTTCACGACCCAGCCGACCGGCAATGCCGGCGGGCGTATCGCCTGCGGTGTCGTGGAGCTGGCCAAGAAATAGCCCCCGGCCCGGGCGCCATCGCCCGCCCTGATTCAATCCCCCTTCCCACGCACTCCTCGGCGCGGGGCGCCGGCAGGA from Candidatus Dormiibacterota bacterium encodes the following:
- a CDS encoding GNAT family N-acetyltransferase; amino-acid sequence: MQYSAARRSLGYDFRRTGKERDMAEDILIVKAGAERIQHLEPLWKVLHSRHLEVDPGLPGIPIRSQEEAWDGRRRLYAAWLAEQDAFLLIAEQRGRPVGYALTHLHEADESWDTRGRFGVLESLSVLPELRHRGVGRRLMSAVYDELRRLKVAVLDIGVVATNESARRFYERQGFAPWLIHYLGVIPGPGG
- a CDS encoding alkaline phosphatase family protein — encoded protein: MNSFRLFRPGLAAFVFLASSLPAAAASRTIEGVPRFGHVFLIVGENTTYDHLTPTNAPYLMGSIRPRSAWLTEYYAATHWSQANYVALVSGQFTRCEQQDYGAACHQDVDNLFHQLDLSRLTWTTWLEGGSARCDTGMGGTCESSTPCPLTGFYTTGNPAILFDDIEGAYGVWSATDLSQECLQNDIPAGDRTDPMGFFNAALATGRVANFNLILPNGCEDGEGNCAPINNRYTQFDAFLAREVPLIEASPAFGPDGVIIIVYDEDERAGGLAKKNGLAQGGHVACAILSALAVPGSYDGAFYHYSVLRMLEDGFDLPGYLGDAGAVTPVNTIWTGGS
- a CDS encoding superoxide dismutase family protein, giving the protein MKKTVRFLIGVAVVAGMVAGGCYAAGDKAKTAAKEQDKKAVAVIQSKSDSHVTGEATFREEGGKVNLEVMIVGAEPGPHAVHLHEKGDCTAPDGASAGGHWNPTHENHGKWGTAPFHHGDIGVIDVGADGKGTLTLTTDLWTIGGAPETDVVGKAVIVHAKADDFTTQPTGNAGGRIACGVVELAKK